Proteins from a genomic interval of Psychrobacter urativorans:
- the glnD gene encoding [protein-PII] uridylyltransferase — MFTCDVASVYLTPLPELPAAYRNLATPATEKSLLGIPEWLTQINADISRALERGVTIRQLVTARSCAIDELLTALFTWFELDKTGLALFATGGYGRGELSLHSDIDILLLAPDNIAVSIRAKIDGIVALLWDIGLEPAQAVRSVAECLEAAEDHTVASTLLESRLLIGNETLQNVPIDIVNQLWSQRAFFDVKLAEAKSRYLRHNATEYNLEPDIKSAPGGLRDIHIIGWVTKRYFRVDKLYDLVQQEFLTEKEFDELSFAENYLWQIRHYLHELTGRNENKLLFDYQRDIAQRMGYHCQPDDAPNAAVERFMRDYYRCAMQISTLSEMLTNHYYETIIEPSLPENERPIKRPLNAHFNQIGDHIAMAHHRVFAQHPEAILEMFLLMGQYGIKNVRTRTLRALKIAARGIDQNYRDNPEHQALFLANLKEQNYLFQRLRTMNRYGVLGNYIPAFAQVTGLMQYDLFHRYTVDAHTLFLIRILHRFTDPELQQEFPLVSAIFQRIERKEILVLAAMFHDIAKGRGGNHSQLGETEAIEFCLNHGMSDADAQLVGWLTRHHLLMSTTAQKKDISDPEVVTVFANLMGNVTHLNHLYVLTVADMNATNPQLWNSWRATLMKQLYSQTRRILRADIDAPTNRQDMISATRQQAMAMLDTVDNQHMNRDEVLRLWDDLGDEYFLREIATDILWHTSAILNHPPIGRASDADSAPLVVLREHRELALDAVQVFVYTQDQANLFAVTMAVFDQMNLDVLDARIITATRNFALDSYVLLDRSGTLLVDEDSQQELIQRLIDAFKNPTVPKLTTKRIPRHLRNFDVPTVISFEFNEASNQHMMSLQTLDQPGLLARVGQVFLQQKIEVHAARITTLGERAEDMFYISDQQDKPLSDDKLNILQAALIESLKIRQDNL, encoded by the coding sequence ATGTTTACTTGCGATGTCGCCTCTGTTTATCTTACGCCATTACCAGAACTGCCTGCTGCATACCGTAATTTGGCAACGCCTGCTACGGAAAAGTCGCTACTTGGAATTCCAGAGTGGTTGACACAGATTAATGCCGATATCAGTCGGGCGCTTGAACGTGGGGTGACCATTCGCCAGTTGGTGACGGCACGCTCCTGTGCAATTGATGAGTTGCTGACAGCTTTATTTACTTGGTTTGAATTGGATAAAACGGGTTTGGCGCTGTTTGCGACGGGGGGCTATGGCCGCGGCGAGCTGTCGTTGCATTCGGATATCGATATTTTACTGCTTGCACCTGATAATATTGCCGTTAGTATTCGTGCTAAAATTGATGGTATTGTGGCGCTGCTGTGGGATATTGGGCTAGAACCTGCGCAAGCGGTCCGCAGTGTTGCTGAGTGCTTGGAAGCGGCAGAAGATCATACGGTTGCCAGTACCTTATTAGAATCACGCTTGTTAATTGGTAATGAAACCCTACAAAACGTGCCTATTGATATCGTTAATCAACTGTGGTCACAGCGCGCTTTTTTTGATGTAAAACTCGCGGAAGCAAAATCGCGTTATCTGCGCCATAATGCCACAGAATATAATCTTGAGCCGGATATCAAGTCGGCACCGGGTGGTCTGCGTGATATTCATATCATTGGTTGGGTGACAAAACGCTACTTTCGCGTAGATAAGCTCTATGACTTGGTACAACAAGAGTTTTTGACCGAAAAAGAGTTCGATGAATTGAGCTTTGCCGAAAATTACTTATGGCAAATACGGCATTATTTGCATGAGCTGACCGGACGTAATGAGAATAAACTACTATTTGATTATCAACGTGACATTGCTCAGCGCATGGGTTATCACTGTCAGCCCGATGATGCACCCAATGCAGCCGTAGAACGCTTTATGCGTGACTATTATCGCTGTGCCATGCAGATATCGACACTGTCTGAAATGTTGACCAATCATTATTATGAAACGATTATTGAACCAAGTTTGCCAGAAAATGAACGCCCCATAAAGCGTCCACTTAATGCCCATTTTAACCAAATTGGCGATCATATTGCGATGGCGCATCATCGGGTTTTTGCGCAACATCCTGAAGCGATTCTGGAAATGTTCTTACTGATGGGGCAATATGGCATTAAAAATGTGCGTACTCGTACCTTACGGGCGCTCAAAATTGCGGCGCGCGGTATTGATCAAAATTATCGGGATAATCCTGAGCATCAAGCGCTGTTTTTAGCTAATTTAAAAGAACAAAATTATCTGTTCCAACGTCTGCGCACGATGAATCGCTACGGTGTTTTAGGCAATTATATTCCTGCGTTTGCGCAAGTAACGGGGCTAATGCAATATGACTTATTCCATCGTTATACGGTTGATGCGCATACGTTGTTTTTAATACGAATTTTACATCGCTTTACCGACCCCGAGCTTCAGCAGGAGTTTCCACTGGTCAGCGCTATTTTTCAGCGTATTGAGCGTAAAGAGATTTTAGTATTGGCAGCGATGTTCCATGATATCGCCAAAGGTCGCGGTGGCAATCACAGTCAGCTAGGAGAAACGGAAGCAATTGAGTTTTGCCTTAACCACGGCATGAGCGATGCAGATGCGCAACTGGTCGGTTGGCTGACCCGCCACCATTTATTGATGTCGACGACCGCTCAGAAAAAGGACATTTCCGACCCTGAAGTAGTGACGGTTTTTGCAAATTTAATGGGCAATGTCACGCATCTGAATCATTTATATGTACTGACCGTTGCCGATATGAATGCCACTAATCCACAGCTTTGGAACAGTTGGCGCGCCACGCTCATGAAACAGTTATATTCACAAACGCGGCGCATTTTACGTGCGGATATTGACGCGCCCACCAATCGCCAAGACATGATTAGCGCCACACGTCAGCAAGCCATGGCGATGTTAGATACGGTTGATAATCAGCATATGAACCGTGATGAGGTGCTGAGATTGTGGGATGATTTGGGCGATGAGTATTTTTTGCGGGAGATTGCCACCGATATTCTATGGCATACCAGTGCGATATTGAACCACCCGCCCATTGGTCGCGCCTCCGATGCGGATAGTGCGCCGTTAGTGGTCTTGCGTGAGCATCGAGAGTTGGCACTCGATGCGGTGCAAGTGTTTGTCTATACCCAAGATCAAGCCAATTTATTTGCCGTCACCATGGCAGTATTTGACCAAATGAATTTGGATGTATTAGACGCGCGCATTATCACCGCAACCCGCAACTTTGCCTTAGATTCTTATGTGCTGCTCGATCGTAGTGGCACATTACTGGTCGATGAAGACAGCCAACAAGAGCTGATTCAACGCTTGATTGATGCCTTTAAAAACCCGACTGTGCCTAAACTGACAACTAAACGTATACCGCGCCATCTTCGGAATTTTGATGTACCAACGGTGATTAGTTTTGAGTTTAATGAAGCCTCAAATCAGCATATGATGAGTCTGCAAACGCTCGATCAGCCCGGATTACTGGCGCGCGTCGGTCAAGTGTTTTTACAGCAGAAAATTGAAGTGCACGCCGCGCGCATTACCACGTTAGGCGAACGCGCAGAAGATATGTTTTATATCAGTGATCAGCAAGATAAACCCTTATCAGACGATAAGCTCAATATCTTGCAAGCGGCGCTCATTGAAAGTCTAAAGATACGTCAGGATAACCTTTAA
- a CDS encoding DUF2256 domain-containing protein — protein MAHKKKNVRKKECPICQREFSWSKKLDKNWESMVYCSDQCRRVKKYEGLDHQKEDK, from the coding sequence ATGGCGCACAAAAAAAAGAACGTCCGCAAAAAAGAATGTCCTATCTGCCAACGCGAGTTTAGCTGGAGTAAGAAGTTGGATAAAAACTGGGAAAGTATGGTCTATTGCTCCGACCAGTGTCGCCGCGTAAAAAAATATGAAGGATTGGATCACCAAAAAGAAGATAAATAG
- a CDS encoding META domain-containing protein has translation MKNMTKVMMASVLAVGTLAAGCQTTTTPQTPTTPAPTQAVTTSTLEAFNWQLVDATRTNGQKVSQLFFNPAKPLTLNFMNVNGEHRVAFMNTCNNMGAGYSIVNGNVQIENGISTMMACPEPQASFDTATLATVQGKYSISKNANNVPMLTITNANQVANFKAVSKQVIQ, from the coding sequence ATGAAAAACATGACTAAAGTAATGATGGCAAGTGTACTAGCAGTAGGTACGTTGGCTGCCGGTTGTCAGACTACCACGACCCCACAAACGCCTACCACGCCTGCGCCTACACAAGCCGTTACTACTAGCACGCTAGAAGCTTTTAACTGGCAATTGGTTGATGCCACGCGTACCAATGGTCAAAAAGTATCGCAATTGTTCTTTAATCCAGCGAAACCTTTAACCTTAAACTTCATGAATGTGAACGGCGAACATCGCGTTGCGTTTATGAATACCTGTAATAATATGGGCGCAGGTTATAGCATCGTAAATGGCAATGTCCAAATCGAGAACGGTATCAGCACCATGATGGCATGTCCTGAACCACAAGCCAGCTTTGATACCGCGACGCTAGCCACAGTTCAAGGTAAATACAGCATCAGCAAAAATGCCAATAACGTACCGATGTTAACGATTACTAATGCTAACCAAGTAGCGAACTTTAAAGCCGTATCTAAGCAAGTGATTCAATAA
- the metH gene encoding methionine synthase, which translates to MTSTTSAHTPDSSNPNANPTDFILTPPEVFPYKAQQLTARTRITEQMAARILMLDGAMGTHIQNYKLQEADYRGERFANITQDVRGNNDLLVLSQPHMIKEIHLAHLESGADIIETNSFNGTRLSMADYDMQYLVPELNKTAAKIAREAADEFTAKTPEKPRFVAGVLGPTSRTCSLSPDVNDPAFRNITFDELMLNYRESTLALIEGGVDIILIETIFDTLNAKAAIFAVTGVFDDIGFELPIMISGTITDASGRTLSGQTAEAFYNSIRHAKPLSVGFNCALGADALRPHIQTLSNIANMYVSAHPNAGLPNEFGEYDETAEETTALLEGFAKAGILNIVGGCCGTTPEHIRQIANMVANYPPRVIPEIAPACRLSGLEPFTINKDSLFVNVGERTNVTGSKKFLRLIKTEAYTEALDVARDQVEGGAQIVDINMDEGMLDSKQAMIHFVNLVSGEPDISRVPLMLDSSKWDIIEEGLKRTQGKCVVNSISLKEGHAEFVERAKLCMRYGAAIIVMAFDEDGQADTFERKTQICKRSYDVLVDEVGFPSEDIIFDPNIFAVATGITEHNNYGADFINATKWITENLPNAMVSGGVSNVSFSFRGNPIREAINSVFLYHAIQNGLTMGIVNPAMLELYDDIPKEARDAIEDVMLNRNQGETGQDATERLMTIAENYQDGGKKKDSTVDLTWREGTVEERIAHALVKGITTFIEADTKEAWEKYPKPLEVIEGPLMDGMNIVGDLFGAGKMFLPQVVKSARVMKQSVAWLNPYIEAEKVEGETKGKILMATVKGDVHDIGKNIVGVVLGCNGYDIVDLGVMVPCEKILDTAIAEKVDIIGLSGLITPSLDEMVYVAKQMQERGMTLPLMIGGATTSKAHTAVKVEPQYQNDGVIYVADASRAVGVVTKLLSKEHRQGLIDETRAEYIKVRERLAKRQPKAAKLSYAESIEIGFQYDWDNYVPPTPNQLGQIIFDDYPIHDLIPYIDWTPFFISWGLAGKYPQILTDDVVGEAARDLFQNAEDMLQKMIDEKLIVAKGVFKIAPAKRTGADTVTVYDKAPTDGGTAEYQFEHLRQQSDKASGTPNFSLADFISPSDTHTDYLGGFTVSIVGTEKLAEDYKASGDDYNAIMAQALSDRLAEAFAEHLHKRIRKEYWGYLPEETLDNDELIKEKYIGIRPAPGYPACPEHTEKGKLFEWLGTGDAIGTTLTESYAMWPASSVSGFYYSHPDSVYFNVGKISTDQLESYAERKGWDMKTAEKWLNPNL; encoded by the coding sequence ATGACTTCAACAACTTCTGCTCATACTCCTGATTCTAGCAATCCAAATGCAAATCCTACTGATTTCATATTAACGCCCCCTGAAGTGTTCCCGTATAAAGCGCAGCAGCTGACCGCGCGCACGCGTATTACGGAGCAGATGGCAGCACGGATATTGATGCTAGATGGTGCGATGGGCACCCATATTCAGAATTATAAGCTGCAAGAGGCAGACTATCGTGGTGAGCGTTTTGCCAATATTACGCAAGATGTGCGCGGCAATAATGATTTATTAGTATTATCTCAGCCGCATATGATTAAAGAGATTCATTTGGCGCATTTGGAATCGGGCGCTGATATTATCGAAACCAATAGCTTTAATGGTACGCGGCTGTCAATGGCTGACTATGATATGCAGTACCTCGTGCCTGAGCTGAATAAAACGGCGGCTAAGATTGCGCGCGAAGCTGCTGATGAATTCACCGCGAAGACGCCCGAAAAGCCGCGCTTTGTTGCGGGTGTTTTAGGTCCCACCTCGCGTACCTGTTCGCTGTCACCTGATGTCAATGACCCGGCATTTCGTAACATCACCTTTGATGAGCTGATGCTGAACTATCGCGAGTCAACGCTAGCATTAATAGAAGGTGGCGTTGATATTATTCTTATTGAAACCATCTTTGATACGCTAAATGCGAAAGCAGCAATCTTTGCGGTGACGGGCGTGTTTGATGATATCGGTTTTGAATTGCCAATTATGATTTCGGGTACGATTACCGATGCTTCAGGTCGAACTTTATCAGGACAAACAGCAGAGGCGTTTTATAACTCGATTCGTCATGCCAAACCGTTATCCGTTGGCTTTAACTGTGCGCTAGGTGCTGATGCCCTTAGACCACATATTCAAACGCTATCGAATATTGCCAATATGTATGTGTCTGCGCATCCAAATGCTGGATTGCCAAACGAATTTGGCGAATACGATGAAACTGCTGAGGAAACCACGGCGCTGCTAGAAGGTTTTGCTAAAGCGGGTATTTTAAATATCGTTGGCGGCTGCTGCGGTACGACGCCTGAGCATATCCGCCAAATCGCTAATATGGTCGCAAATTACCCACCGCGCGTGATTCCTGAGATTGCGCCTGCTTGCCGCTTATCAGGACTTGAGCCATTTACCATCAACAAAGATAGTCTATTCGTAAACGTCGGTGAACGTACCAACGTCACGGGTTCTAAGAAGTTCTTACGTTTGATTAAAACCGAAGCCTATACCGAAGCGCTCGATGTCGCCCGTGACCAAGTCGAAGGCGGCGCACAAATCGTCGATATCAACATGGACGAAGGAATGCTTGACTCCAAGCAAGCGATGATTCACTTCGTCAACTTGGTATCGGGCGAGCCTGATATCAGCCGTGTACCGTTAATGCTTGATTCATCGAAATGGGACATTATCGAAGAAGGGCTTAAACGTACCCAAGGCAAGTGTGTCGTCAATTCTATCTCGTTAAAAGAAGGTCATGCCGAATTCGTCGAGCGTGCAAAGCTATGCATGCGTTACGGTGCTGCTATTATCGTCATGGCATTTGATGAAGATGGACAAGCGGACACTTTTGAGCGTAAAACTCAGATTTGTAAACGTAGCTATGATGTGTTGGTCGACGAAGTGGGCTTTCCTTCTGAAGATATTATCTTTGACCCAAATATCTTTGCGGTCGCCACTGGTATTACCGAGCACAACAATTATGGTGCCGATTTTATCAACGCGACCAAATGGATTACCGAGAACTTGCCAAATGCCATGGTATCGGGCGGTGTCTCTAACGTGTCGTTTAGTTTCCGTGGTAACCCAATTCGTGAAGCCATTAACTCCGTCTTCCTTTATCATGCGATTCAAAATGGCTTAACCATGGGTATCGTTAACCCTGCTATGCTTGAGCTGTATGATGACATCCCAAAAGAAGCGCGCGACGCTATCGAAGATGTGATGCTCAACCGCAACCAAGGCGAGACGGGACAAGATGCTACTGAACGGCTAATGACCATCGCTGAAAACTATCAAGATGGCGGCAAGAAAAAAGACAGCACCGTCGATTTAACGTGGCGTGAAGGTACCGTTGAAGAGCGTATTGCGCATGCTTTAGTTAAAGGTATCACCACCTTTATAGAAGCCGACACCAAAGAAGCGTGGGAGAAATATCCGAAACCACTTGAAGTCATCGAAGGACCACTCATGGACGGTATGAATATTGTCGGCGACTTATTTGGTGCCGGTAAAATGTTCTTACCACAAGTGGTCAAATCCGCACGTGTCATGAAGCAATCAGTCGCTTGGCTCAACCCATATATCGAAGCAGAAAAAGTCGAAGGTGAAACCAAAGGTAAAATCCTGATGGCAACGGTAAAAGGTGATGTCCATGATATCGGCAAAAATATCGTCGGCGTGGTACTTGGCTGTAATGGATACGATATTGTCGATTTGGGCGTGATGGTTCCGTGTGAAAAAATCCTTGATACCGCCATTGCTGAAAAAGTCGATATTATTGGCTTATCAGGACTCATTACCCCAAGCCTTGATGAAATGGTCTATGTCGCCAAGCAAATGCAAGAGCGCGGCATGACTTTGCCACTCATGATTGGCGGTGCTACTACTTCAAAAGCGCATACTGCCGTTAAAGTCGAACCGCAATACCAAAACGATGGTGTCATTTACGTAGCTGATGCCTCACGCGCAGTCGGTGTAGTGACCAAATTATTATCGAAAGAGCATCGTCAGGGCTTAATTGATGAAACCCGCGCGGAATATATTAAAGTGCGTGAACGTCTTGCCAAACGCCAACCGAAAGCCGCCAAACTCTCTTACGCTGAATCTATCGAGATTGGCTTCCAATATGATTGGGATAATTATGTACCGCCAACGCCGAATCAATTAGGACAAATCATCTTTGACGATTACCCTATTCATGACCTTATTCCGTATATCGACTGGACACCGTTCTTTATCTCGTGGGGTTTGGCGGGTAAATACCCACAAATCCTAACCGATGACGTGGTTGGTGAAGCAGCGCGTGACTTATTTCAAAATGCCGAAGATATGCTCCAAAAGATGATTGATGAGAAGTTAATCGTGGCAAAAGGCGTATTTAAAATCGCACCTGCCAAACGTACTGGCGCAGATACCGTCACCGTCTATGACAAAGCACCGACAGATGGCGGCACAGCAGAATATCAGTTTGAGCACTTACGTCAACAAAGTGACAAAGCCAGTGGCACGCCGAACTTTAGCTTGGCAGACTTCATCTCACCATCGGACACGCACACCGATTACTTAGGCGGCTTTACTGTTTCAATCGTCGGCACAGAAAAACTCGCGGAAGACTACAAAGCCAGTGGCGATGACTATAATGCCATCATGGCACAAGCCTTGTCTGATCGCTTAGCAGAAGCGTTTGCTGAGCATCTACATAAGCGCATTCGTAAAGAATATTGGGGCTATTTACCAGAAGAAACCCTCGACAATGACGAGCTCATCAAAGAAAAATACATCGGTATCCGCCCTGCTCCCGGCTATCCGGCTTGCCCTGAACACACGGAAAAAGGCAAATTATTCGAATGGCTTGGCACGGGCGATGCGATTGGTACGACCTTGACCGAAAGCTATGCGATGTGGCCCGCTTCTTCGGTCAGCGGATTTTATTACTCGCATCCTGACAGTGTCTACTTTAACGTCGGTAAAATCAGCACTGATCAGTTAGAAAGTTATGCTGAGCGTAAAGGTTGGGATATGAAGACTGCTGAGAAGTGGTTAAATCCGAATTTGTAG
- a CDS encoding DUF2974 domain-containing protein — MKKLSLLIICLSLSACASINQTKTIQPINLEKLTIEELVNACNATNLNLQDVKYKYKVLAAEYAIYAMLSNNAYRDERYKFVLPNNWKEVRRHSDTSGLDYQLYEKIVDQKVVEAVIVFQGTAELIDWTYGNVSNKQYEYANPHIEYLSNYYISKGIPFKTTGHSLGGGLALYASYQFDEIKAIGFNSSPRYHSKKIKETDNRVVIYEEGEPNRIE; from the coding sequence ATGAAAAAACTATCTTTATTAATAATATGTCTTTCTTTAAGCGCTTGCGCCTCCATTAATCAAACTAAAACTATACAACCCATCAATCTTGAAAAATTGACTATTGAAGAGCTAGTCAATGCTTGTAATGCTACTAATTTAAATTTACAAGATGTAAAGTATAAATATAAGGTGCTTGCAGCTGAGTATGCAATTTATGCAATGTTAAGTAATAATGCATATAGAGATGAGCGCTATAAATTTGTTTTACCTAACAACTGGAAAGAAGTTCGAAGACATTCAGACACAAGTGGACTTGATTACCAATTATATGAAAAAATTGTTGATCAAAAAGTTGTTGAGGCAGTAATTGTATTCCAAGGTACTGCTGAGTTAATAGACTGGACATATGGAAACGTATCAAATAAACAGTATGAATATGCAAATCCTCATATAGAATATTTGTCAAATTATTATATAAGTAAAGGTATTCCTTTTAAAACAACTGGTCATTCATTAGGTGGTGGTCTAGCACTATACGCCTCATATCAATTTGATGAAATAAAAGCTATAGGATTTAACTCCTCACCTCGTTACCATAGCAAAAAGATAAAGGAGACTGACAACAGAGTAGTAATTTATGAAGAAGGTGAGCCCAATAGAATAGAATAG
- a CDS encoding fasciclin domain-containing protein — translation MKLTKMKLTKLATVGALAISLAGLSACNNMMPQKSVATKAPMHSQSMAKMNVVQIAQSNADFSLLVEAVQAAGLAGALSNPNAHFTVFAPTNAAFMQVLQETGMSKAQLFSNKPLLTKILGYHVINGAMPVYAKDVKPGNITMLSNDTLMVTTQGKLMDENGRTANILKTDIAATNGVVHVIDKVLLPK, via the coding sequence ATGAAACTTACCAAAATGAAACTGACCAAACTTGCGACTGTTGGAGCACTTGCTATCTCACTCGCAGGTCTAAGTGCCTGTAACAACATGATGCCACAAAAAAGTGTAGCAACGAAAGCACCTATGCATAGCCAATCTATGGCAAAAATGAACGTGGTACAAATTGCCCAAAGTAATGCTGATTTTTCATTATTGGTCGAAGCCGTACAAGCCGCGGGATTAGCGGGCGCGCTATCTAATCCTAATGCGCACTTTACCGTGTTTGCGCCAACGAACGCGGCGTTTATGCAGGTACTACAAGAGACAGGCATGAGCAAAGCACAGCTATTTTCTAACAAGCCACTACTGACCAAAATCTTAGGCTATCACGTTATTAATGGGGCGATGCCAGTTTATGCCAAAGATGTTAAGCCTGGTAATATCACCATGCTGAGCAACGATACCTTGATGGTGACCACACAAGGTAAACTCATGGATGAAAATGGTCGCACCGCCAATATATTAAAGACCGATATTGCGGCTACTAATGGTGTAGTACACGTGATTGA
- a CDS encoding PD40 domain-containing protein translates to MMITTIYKGVIITALMGTFSVLTACSTLPMQNTDNTSAIATNPLTAAMPQIDRQGRIAYVEEQGLGAAKISSLYSIRPDGSDRQLLDQLNGYIYAPAWSADGTQLAYSKQAQRQPPKIYVYDTRTHAQTLVVGGKGSHLSAAFSPDGQKLLYSSTASGNADIYELRLSDGNSSQLTTVPSTEVQPSYAPDGQSFVYVSDKSRAGRPRIYRYNFASKKSQLIATSGYAASPQLSLDGQRMAYLNGRQAAVMTLATGQVLNLGETGLDEPARLSPSGSYAVYPMQNAQHSGQKGSSLVIRALSGGTSYTISSKSGGLARSPVWGR, encoded by the coding sequence ATGATGATTACCACTATCTATAAAGGCGTTATTATTACCGCGCTAATGGGTACGTTTAGCGTTTTAACGGCTTGTAGTACCTTGCCAATGCAGAATACCGATAATACCAGTGCGATAGCGACCAATCCGCTAACCGCAGCTATGCCACAAATTGATCGTCAAGGTCGTATCGCCTATGTTGAGGAACAAGGATTAGGTGCCGCAAAAATATCCTCGTTATATAGTATTCGTCCTGATGGCAGTGACCGCCAGCTATTAGACCAGCTCAATGGCTATATCTATGCGCCCGCGTGGTCAGCCGATGGCACGCAGTTGGCATATAGCAAACAGGCGCAGCGCCAGCCACCCAAAATATATGTCTATGACACGCGCACCCATGCCCAGACGCTTGTCGTTGGTGGCAAGGGCAGTCATTTGTCAGCGGCATTTTCACCAGACGGGCAAAAGCTGCTATATAGCTCGACAGCGAGCGGTAACGCTGATATCTATGAGCTGCGTTTAAGTGATGGTAACAGCAGCCAACTGACGACGGTTCCCAGTACTGAAGTGCAGCCAAGTTATGCGCCTGATGGACAAAGCTTTGTCTATGTCAGTGATAAAAGCCGCGCCGGTCGTCCGCGCATTTATCGTTATAACTTTGCTAGCAAGAAATCTCAGCTAATCGCAACCAGTGGCTACGCGGCAAGTCCGCAGCTCAGTTTAGACGGTCAGCGCATGGCTTATCTGAACGGTCGGCAAGCAGCCGTCATGACCTTGGCAACTGGGCAAGTGCTCAATCTTGGCGAGACTGGACTGGACGAGCCTGCGCGTCTATCGCCAAGTGGTAGCTATGCCGTATATCCAATGCAAAATGCACAACATAGCGGGCAAAAGGGTAGTAGCCTTGTGATTCGCGCGCTTTCAGGCGGCACAAGTTACACAATCAGCAGTAAATCGGGCGGACTAGCGCGCTCGCCAGTATGGGGACGTTAA
- a CDS encoding DUF2256 domain-containing protein, which translates to MAHKKVNLPQKICPMCLRPFTWRKKWEKDWKQVIYCSEKCRRGKNITKESEIPF; encoded by the coding sequence ATGGCACATAAAAAAGTAAATCTACCGCAAAAAATCTGCCCCATGTGCCTGCGTCCATTTACGTGGCGTAAAAAGTGGGAAAAGGATTGGAAGCAGGTGATTTATTGTTCGGAGAAGTGTCGGCGGGGGAAAAATATTACAAAGGAAAGTGAGATACCTTTTTAA
- the map gene encoding type I methionyl aminopeptidase, whose amino-acid sequence MTKKSLIQSPEAIEKMRIAGKLASELLVMLDEHVKVGVSTEALNQIAHDYIVNVQDAIPAPLNYNGFPKSICTSVNHVVCHGIPSESKILKDGDIINIDVTVIKDGYYGDTSKMWIVGNGSIMAQRICRVAQEALYAGLKAVKNGARLGDVGAAIQAVVEPERFSIVREFCGHGISNEFHHEPQVMHYGKKGTGFELKTGMTLTIEPMINEGKWQTKILPDEWTAITKDRKLSAQWEHTLVVTDNGCEVFTARPEEDLSFLTQ is encoded by the coding sequence ATGACTAAAAAATCCCTTATTCAATCCCCTGAAGCCATAGAAAAAATGCGTATCGCTGGTAAACTTGCCAGCGAATTACTGGTCATGCTTGATGAGCATGTCAAAGTTGGCGTGAGCACCGAAGCATTAAATCAAATTGCCCATGATTATATCGTCAATGTGCAAGACGCGATTCCTGCTCCGCTGAATTATAATGGCTTTCCAAAGTCTATTTGCACCTCAGTCAACCATGTGGTGTGTCACGGTATTCCGAGCGAAAGTAAAATCCTCAAAGATGGCGATATCATTAATATTGATGTGACCGTGATTAAAGATGGTTATTATGGCGATACCTCTAAGATGTGGATTGTCGGTAATGGCTCTATCATGGCGCAGCGTATCTGTCGAGTAGCGCAAGAAGCACTGTATGCCGGTCTAAAAGCGGTAAAAAATGGCGCGCGTCTCGGTGATGTTGGCGCAGCGATTCAAGCGGTGGTTGAGCCTGAGCGTTTTAGCATTGTGCGTGAATTCTGTGGTCATGGTATCAGTAATGAATTTCATCACGAACCGCAAGTGATGCATTATGGCAAAAAAGGCACGGGCTTCGAGCTAAAAACTGGCATGACGTTGACCATTGAACCGATGATTAATGAAGGTAAATGGCAAACTAAAATCTTACCAGATGAATGGACGGCAATTACCAAAGACCGTAAGCTGTCCGCTCAGTGGGAGCATACCTTAGTGGTGACTGATAATGGTTGTGAGGTATTTACTGCCCGTCCTGAAGAAGATTTAAGCTTTTTGACTCAGTAA